The Amycolatopsis sp. 195334CR genome window below encodes:
- a CDS encoding SDR family NAD(P)-dependent oxidoreductase — protein sequence MTLSGKVALVTGGTRGIGLATVRALAEAGATVVLTGRDESAAKEAADSVGGAVSGLALDVTDPKAIASLVRGVAKEHGQLDIAVANAGIMEGGLLGMIRAEDVDRTLATNVAGTLHTVQAAARAMMRKKTGSIVVLASVVGEYGSAGQTVYAASKAAVANIAKSAAKELGRSGIRVNAVAPGVIETALTESLTDEVRASNAQSTPLGRLGKAEEVAAAIRFLAGDEASFITGQVLGIDGGLVL from the coding sequence GTGACGCTCTCGGGAAAGGTCGCACTGGTCACCGGCGGTACCCGCGGCATCGGGCTGGCCACGGTCCGGGCGCTCGCCGAGGCGGGCGCCACCGTGGTGCTCACCGGCCGTGACGAGTCGGCGGCCAAGGAAGCCGCGGACTCGGTCGGCGGCGCGGTGAGCGGGCTCGCGCTGGACGTCACCGATCCGAAGGCGATCGCCTCGCTGGTGCGCGGGGTGGCCAAGGAACACGGGCAGCTCGACATCGCGGTGGCCAACGCCGGGATCATGGAGGGCGGCCTGCTCGGCATGATCCGCGCCGAGGACGTCGACCGCACGCTGGCCACGAACGTGGCGGGCACGCTGCACACGGTGCAGGCGGCCGCCCGCGCGATGATGCGGAAGAAGACCGGCTCGATCGTGGTGCTGGCCTCCGTGGTCGGCGAGTACGGCAGCGCCGGGCAGACCGTGTACGCGGCGTCCAAGGCCGCGGTGGCGAACATCGCCAAGTCCGCGGCGAAGGAACTGGGACGATCCGGCATCCGGGTGAACGCGGTGGCCCCCGGCGTGATCGAGACGGCGCTGACCGAGAGCCTGACCGACGAGGTGCGCGCGTCGAACGCGCAGAGCACCCCGCTGGGCAGGCTCGGCAAGGCCGAGGAGGTCGCCGCCGCGATCCGCTTCCTGGCCGGCGACGAGGCTTCGTTCATCACCGGTCAGGTGCTGGGCATCGATGGAGGCTTGGTTCTGTGA
- a CDS encoding acyl-protein synthetase: MSVFTLSQAEREATLLPQLAELTAHHRANSAGYDRILSSLGIARDASFGSIAELPWLPVRMFKTHDLKSVPDAEVFKTLTSSGTTGSGASRIYLDKEAAGAQTKQLGATLQTVLGGERLPMLMVDTVGIIKNRRSFSARGAGVLGMANFGRKHVYVLDENDKPDVEAVKGFLERHGDQPFLIFGFTFMVWLYLYEVARDNGLDLSNGILIHSGGWKKLIDRSVDNDEFRRRFREDTGLHQIYNYYGMIEQIGTVFLEGPSGGSLYCPDFADVVIRDPETWAEQPVGKPGVIEVVSTLPRSYPGHVLLTEDLGVYNGIDDGDWPGKHFSVLGRLPKAEARGCSDTFSGQAA; the protein is encoded by the coding sequence ATGAGCGTGTTCACGCTGTCCCAAGCGGAGCGGGAGGCGACGCTGCTGCCGCAGCTGGCCGAACTGACCGCCCACCACCGGGCCAATTCGGCCGGGTACGACCGGATCCTGTCCTCGCTGGGCATCGCGCGCGACGCGTCCTTCGGCTCGATCGCCGAGTTGCCGTGGCTGCCGGTCCGCATGTTCAAGACGCACGACCTGAAGAGCGTGCCGGACGCCGAGGTGTTCAAGACGCTTACCTCGTCCGGCACCACCGGGTCCGGCGCCTCGCGGATCTACCTGGACAAGGAGGCGGCCGGCGCGCAGACCAAGCAGCTGGGCGCCACCCTGCAGACCGTGCTCGGCGGCGAGCGGCTGCCGATGCTGATGGTGGACACCGTCGGCATCATCAAGAACCGCCGGTCGTTCTCCGCGCGTGGCGCCGGCGTGCTGGGCATGGCCAACTTCGGCCGCAAGCACGTCTACGTGCTCGACGAGAACGACAAGCCGGACGTCGAGGCGGTCAAGGGCTTCCTGGAGCGCCACGGCGACCAGCCGTTCCTGATCTTCGGCTTCACCTTCATGGTGTGGCTGTACCTGTACGAGGTCGCCAGGGACAACGGGCTCGACCTGTCCAACGGCATCCTGATCCACTCCGGTGGCTGGAAGAAGCTGATCGACCGGTCCGTGGACAACGACGAGTTCCGCAGGCGGTTCCGCGAGGACACCGGCCTGCACCAGATCTACAACTACTACGGGATGATCGAGCAGATCGGCACGGTGTTCCTGGAGGGGCCGTCGGGCGGCTCGCTGTACTGCCCCGACTTCGCCGACGTGGTGATCCGCGACCCGGAGACCTGGGCCGAGCAACCGGTCGGCAAGCCGGGCGTCATTGAGGTGGTGAGCACCCTGCCGCGTTCGTACCCCGGTCACGTCCTGCTGACCGAGGACCTCGGGGTGTACAACGGCATCGACGACGGCGACTGGCCCGGCAAGCACTTCTCGGTGCTGGGCAGGCTGCCCAAGGCCGAGGCCCGCGGTTGCTCGGACACCTTCTCGGGGCAGGCGGCATGA
- a CDS encoding Gfo/Idh/MocA family protein codes for MTHRIALVGTGTMGSLHARVLSQNERVELTRVIDPREEAGRKAAERFETRWTPEIGELSDVDAVVLAAATEVHHPLALEVLAQGKPLLVEKPVSNSLESSKEIVELSAAKDIPLMCGLLERYNPAVMTARALVNEPIHLMARRHGPYAPRIKTGVAWDLLVHDVDIAIQFFGGQTPARVTSGAGYFHPSSVEGAEDTIETVLTFPTGLATVSASRLGQRKVRSLVVSELDRLIEIDLLRRDVTIYRHVSHDSASSDGLGYRQQTVIEIPELVTAREPLATQLDRFVDLLEGKIDAAAERDSILPSHQVVATVKETASTPA; via the coding sequence ATGACGCACCGCATCGCACTGGTGGGCACCGGCACCATGGGCTCGCTGCACGCCCGGGTGCTGTCGCAGAACGAGCGCGTGGAGCTGACCCGCGTGATCGATCCGCGCGAGGAGGCCGGGCGCAAGGCGGCCGAGCGCTTCGAGACCCGGTGGACCCCGGAGATCGGCGAACTGTCCGATGTGGACGCCGTGGTGCTGGCCGCGGCCACCGAGGTGCACCACCCGCTGGCGCTCGAGGTGCTGGCGCAGGGCAAGCCGCTGCTGGTCGAGAAGCCGGTGTCGAACAGCCTGGAGTCCTCGAAGGAGATCGTCGAGCTGTCGGCGGCCAAGGACATCCCGCTGATGTGCGGGTTGCTGGAGCGCTACAACCCGGCGGTGATGACCGCGCGGGCGCTGGTCAACGAGCCGATCCACCTGATGGCCCGGCGGCACGGCCCGTACGCGCCGCGGATCAAGACCGGGGTGGCCTGGGACCTGCTGGTGCACGACGTGGACATCGCGATCCAGTTCTTCGGCGGGCAGACCCCGGCGCGGGTGACCTCGGGGGCCGGGTACTTCCACCCGTCGTCGGTGGAGGGCGCCGAGGACACCATCGAGACGGTGCTGACCTTCCCGACCGGGCTGGCCACGGTGTCCGCCTCGCGGCTGGGGCAGCGGAAGGTGCGCTCGCTGGTGGTGTCCGAACTGGACCGCCTGATCGAGATCGACCTGCTCCGGCGCGACGTGACCATCTACCGCCACGTGTCGCACGACTCGGCCAGCTCCGACGGCCTCGGTTACCGGCAGCAGACCGTGATCGAGATCCCGGAACTGGTCACCGCGCGCGAGCCGCTGGCGACGCAGCTGGACCGGTTCGTGGACCTGCTGGAGGGCAAGATCGACGCGGCCGCCGAGCGCGACTCGATCCTGCCGTCGCACCAGGTGGTGGCGACGGTGAAGGAAACCGCCTCGACCCCGGCGTGA
- a CDS encoding DegT/DnrJ/EryC1/StrS aminotransferase family protein: MIPITVVDVRDAEDLVVEVLRSGAIAQGPMVKRFEEAFAAVSGTKHAVAVNNGTTALVASLQVLDLQPGDEVITSPFTFVATLNAILEAGATVRFADIRRDDFAVDPDAVAAAIGPRTKVLMPVHLYGQTADMGKLAPLAAERGLHLVEDSAQAVGATFEGRRSGSFGLGCFSLYATKNITTAEGGVITTDDDELADRLRVLRNQGMRARYQYEVAGHNYRMTDLHAAVGIPQLEKLDTITAARQRNAKRLNEGLAGTPGLELPQVLPGREHVWHQYTVLVGPHAFLSRDELAAALTERGIGNGIYYPKVVFDYDCYRGHELIPDANLDSVPVARSVAAQALSLPVHPKLTDDDLDKIIETVREVLGA, encoded by the coding sequence ATGATCCCCATTACCGTGGTCGACGTCCGCGACGCGGAGGACCTGGTCGTCGAAGTGCTGCGATCCGGCGCCATCGCCCAGGGCCCGATGGTCAAGCGATTCGAGGAAGCCTTCGCGGCCGTTTCCGGCACCAAGCACGCGGTGGCGGTGAACAACGGCACCACCGCGCTGGTCGCCTCGCTCCAGGTGCTGGACCTGCAGCCGGGTGACGAGGTGATCACCTCGCCGTTCACCTTCGTCGCGACCCTCAACGCGATCCTCGAGGCGGGCGCCACGGTGCGCTTCGCCGACATCCGGCGCGACGACTTCGCGGTCGACCCCGACGCGGTGGCCGCGGCCATCGGCCCGCGCACCAAGGTGCTCATGCCGGTGCACCTCTACGGCCAGACCGCGGACATGGGCAAGCTGGCGCCGCTGGCCGCCGAGCGCGGGCTGCACCTGGTGGAGGACTCGGCGCAGGCCGTCGGCGCGACCTTCGAGGGCCGCCGCTCCGGCTCGTTCGGGCTGGGCTGCTTCTCGCTGTACGCCACCAAGAACATCACCACCGCCGAGGGCGGCGTGATCACCACCGACGACGACGAGCTGGCCGACCGGCTGCGCGTGCTGCGCAACCAGGGCATGCGCGCCCGCTACCAGTACGAGGTCGCCGGGCACAACTACCGGATGACCGACCTGCACGCCGCGGTCGGCATCCCGCAGCTGGAGAAGCTGGACACGATCACCGCGGCCCGCCAGCGCAACGCGAAGCGGCTCAACGAGGGCCTGGCCGGTACGCCGGGGCTCGAACTGCCGCAGGTGCTGCCCGGCCGTGAGCACGTCTGGCACCAGTACACCGTGCTGGTCGGCCCGCACGCGTTCCTCTCGCGCGACGAACTGGCCGCGGCGCTGACCGAGCGCGGCATCGGCAACGGCATCTACTACCCGAAGGTCGTCTTCGACTACGACTGCTACCGCGGGCACGAGCTGATCCCGGACGCGAACCTGGACAGCGTGCCGGTGGCGCGGTCGGTGGCCGCGCAGGCGCTTTCGCTGCCGGTGCACCCGAAGCTCACCGACGACGACCTGGACAAGATCATCGAGACGGTTCGCGAGGTACTCGGCGCATGA
- a CDS encoding HAD family hydrolase, whose amino-acid sequence MGSQADLSAIAFDFDGTLFRLPVDFAGLRAELGLDPDAKLGDLFQRFLDEGNTEGLDVVTRYERESVPRGEFTTGARELLEALTGRYKLAIVTRNSRHCVFDALGNLADGLFVIGREDVARLKPDPEGVHAVLKHHGVTADEAVLVGDTYHDVEAAHAAGARSVIVRNDSLKFRPEGADTYLETLSELLPALAG is encoded by the coding sequence ATGGGCAGCCAAGCAGATCTGAGCGCGATCGCGTTCGACTTCGACGGCACGCTGTTCCGCCTCCCGGTGGACTTCGCCGGCCTGCGCGCCGAACTCGGCCTCGACCCGGACGCCAAGCTGGGCGACCTGTTCCAACGGTTCCTCGACGAGGGCAACACCGAGGGCCTCGACGTGGTGACGCGGTACGAGCGCGAGTCGGTGCCGCGCGGTGAGTTCACCACCGGCGCGCGCGAGCTGCTCGAAGCGCTGACCGGCCGGTACAAGCTGGCGATCGTGACGCGCAACTCACGGCACTGCGTGTTCGACGCGCTGGGCAACCTCGCGGACGGCCTGTTCGTCATCGGACGGGAGGACGTCGCCCGGCTCAAGCCGGACCCGGAGGGCGTGCACGCGGTGCTCAAGCACCACGGCGTCACGGCCGACGAGGCCGTGCTGGTCGGCGACACCTACCACGACGTGGAGGCCGCGCACGCCGCCGGAGCACGCAGCGTGATCGTGCGCAACGACTCGCTGAAGTTCCGGCCGGAGGGCGCGGACACCTACCTCGAAACGCTCAGTGAGCTGCTGCCCGCGCTCGCGGGCTGA
- a CDS encoding AMP-binding protein, with translation MTLLGAGARLIDAAGGRTLAGAELTDEVARLAAGLQLLPPGVLFARTSVDLDSVLRYLAAFEAGRAIALIDPALDADVLAGLIERFRPAAVLQAPEADAPAGYALTDGHWVREALDGVEPHPHLAVLLPTSGSTGNPKLVRLSRAAVLSNADAIAEVLEIDADEVAPTSLPLHYSYGLSVLNSHLVRGATVVVEPSGVLGRGFWDAVDEHKCTSLAGVPYHYEMLRRLKFDPEKYPSLRTLTQAGGKLRSDLITEFNDKIRAVGGRMYVMYGQTEAAPRISTVPADRLAEKLGSVGPALPGGKFTIRRDDGEETTHPKIVGEVLYRGPNVMMGYAENEGELAAGDEYGGELATGDLGYLDADGYLFITGRLKRIGKVFGNRVSLDDLEQAVRSASVGIDVVAAVAAGDKVVLFAEGADRDTCKAASRALSERLHLHTSGFDVRPLDTVPLLASGKIDYRTLESQV, from the coding sequence GTGACTCTGCTGGGTGCGGGTGCTCGGCTGATCGACGCGGCCGGGGGCCGCACGCTAGCCGGAGCGGAACTCACCGACGAGGTCGCGCGGCTCGCCGCCGGGCTGCAACTGCTGCCGCCGGGCGTGCTGTTCGCGCGCACCTCGGTCGACCTGGACAGCGTGCTGCGGTACCTGGCCGCCTTCGAGGCGGGCCGGGCGATCGCGCTGATCGACCCGGCGCTGGACGCCGACGTGCTGGCCGGGCTGATCGAGCGCTTCCGGCCCGCGGCCGTGTTGCAGGCCCCAGAGGCCGATGCGCCCGCCGGGTACGCGCTGACCGACGGCCACTGGGTGCGTGAGGCGCTCGACGGCGTCGAACCGCACCCGCACCTCGCCGTGTTGCTGCCGACCAGCGGTTCCACCGGCAACCCCAAGCTCGTCCGGCTCTCGCGGGCGGCGGTGCTGTCCAACGCCGACGCCATCGCCGAGGTGCTGGAGATCGACGCCGACGAGGTCGCGCCGACCAGCCTCCCGCTGCACTACAGCTACGGGCTGTCCGTGCTGAACTCGCACCTGGTGCGCGGCGCGACGGTGGTCGTCGAGCCGTCCGGGGTGCTCGGCCGGGGCTTCTGGGACGCGGTCGACGAGCACAAGTGCACCTCGCTGGCCGGGGTGCCGTACCACTACGAAATGCTCCGGCGGCTCAAGTTCGACCCGGAGAAGTACCCGAGCCTGCGCACGCTGACCCAGGCGGGCGGCAAGCTCCGCAGCGACCTGATCACCGAGTTCAACGACAAGATCCGCGCGGTCGGCGGCCGGATGTACGTGATGTACGGCCAGACCGAGGCCGCGCCCCGGATCTCCACCGTGCCCGCCGACCGGCTCGCCGAGAAGCTCGGCTCGGTCGGTCCCGCGCTGCCCGGCGGCAAGTTCACCATCCGCCGTGACGACGGCGAGGAGACCACGCACCCGAAGATCGTCGGCGAGGTCCTCTACCGCGGGCCGAACGTGATGATGGGGTACGCGGAGAACGAGGGCGAGCTGGCCGCGGGCGACGAGTACGGCGGCGAACTGGCCACCGGCGACCTCGGGTACCTCGACGCGGACGGTTACCTGTTCATCACCGGCAGGCTCAAGCGGATCGGCAAGGTCTTCGGCAACCGGGTCAGCCTGGATGATCTCGAGCAGGCCGTGCGTTCTGCTTCGGTGGGGATCGACGTGGTGGCGGCGGTCGCGGCCGGGGACAAGGTCGTGCTGTTCGCCGAAGGCGCCGACCGGGACACCTGCAAGGCGGCGTCCCGCGCCCTGTCGGAGCGGCTGCACCTGCACACCAGCGGCTTCGACGTGCGTCCCCTGGACACCGTGCCGCTGCTGGCCAGCGGCAAGATCGACTATCGGACGCTGGAGAGCCAGGTATGA
- a CDS encoding acyl carrier protein gives MAVQDKLKEVFVEALQLEDGVDVENLKYRDIEAWDSVGHMALVAAIEDEFDVQFDTDQVIDMSSFKVAVDMVKELQEQA, from the coding sequence ATGGCTGTGCAGGACAAGCTGAAAGAGGTCTTCGTCGAGGCTCTCCAGCTCGAGGACGGGGTCGACGTCGAAAACCTCAAGTACCGCGACATCGAGGCGTGGGACTCGGTCGGCCACATGGCGCTGGTCGCCGCCATCGAGGACGAGTTCGACGTGCAGTTCGACACCGACCAGGTGATCGACATGAGCAGCTTCAAGGTGGCCGTTGACATGGTCAAGGAGCTGCAGGAGCAGGCGTGA